One Proteobacteria bacterium CG1_02_64_396 DNA window includes the following coding sequences:
- a CDS encoding acetylglutamate kinase: MQARDASQIASTLIEALPYIQQFSGKTIVIKYGGNAMVEEELKHSFAQDIILLKLIGFNVIVVHGGGPQIGKILARMGKQTNFIDGMRVTDAETMDIVEMVLVGKVNKEIVGRINHHGGKAVGLSGKDGGLIKARKLHKVRRDVPENQVPEIIDLGRVGEVETINPRVLEVLDRDDFIPVVAPVGVGADGEAFNINADLVAGALASELKAEKLILLTDVVGVLDGDKKLIATLPTVDVEPLIQEGVIAGGMIPKVTCCVRAIEAGVAKAHIIDGRVPHALLLEIFTRSGVGTVIRKP; this comes from the coding sequence ATGCAGGCCCGAGACGCCTCCCAAATTGCCTCGACTCTGATCGAGGCGCTGCCCTACATCCAGCAGTTTTCAGGTAAAACCATCGTCATTAAGTATGGCGGCAACGCCATGGTGGAGGAGGAGCTCAAACACTCCTTTGCCCAAGACATCATCCTGCTCAAGCTGATCGGTTTTAATGTGATCGTTGTCCATGGTGGTGGCCCCCAGATCGGCAAAATCCTGGCCCGCATGGGTAAACAGACCAATTTTATCGACGGCATGCGGGTGACCGACGCCGAGACGATGGACATCGTCGAGATGGTGCTGGTCGGCAAGGTCAACAAAGAGATCGTCGGGCGGATCAACCACCACGGCGGCAAGGCGGTGGGACTCTCCGGCAAGGATGGTGGGCTCATTAAGGCGCGCAAGCTGCACAAGGTGCGCCGCGACGTGCCCGAAAACCAGGTGCCCGAGATCATCGATCTAGGTCGGGTGGGGGAGGTCGAGACGATCAACCCCCGGGTGCTTGAGGTGCTCGACCGCGACGATTTCATCCCGGTGGTCGCCCCGGTCGGGGTGGGGGCAGACGGGGAGGCGTTCAACATCAACGCCGACTTGGTGGCCGGTGCGCTCGCCTCTGAGCTGAAAGCCGAAAAGCTGATTCTGCTGACCGATGTGGTGGGTGTGCTCGACGGCGATAAAAAACTGATTGCCACCCTGCCCACCGTCGATGTTGAACCCTTGATTCAAGAGGGGGTGATCGCCGGGGGGATGATTCCCAAGGTGACCTGCTGCGTGCGCGCCATCGAGGCGGGGGTTGCCAAGGCCCACATCATCGACGGCCGGGTGCCCCACGCCCTACTGCTTGAGATTTTCACCCGCTCCGGGGTGGGCACCGTCATCCGGAAGCCTTAA